In a genomic window of Amblyomma americanum isolate KBUSLIRL-KWMA chromosome 4, ASM5285725v1, whole genome shotgun sequence:
- the LOC144129849 gene encoding uncharacterized protein LOC144129849, with protein MFSLESNNMWLVNSQHAAEGGLEGLPTTPHLAVIGSSMGDIKKIIVAVDSTRSLEKAMGLLLGAFFVFNVAYPPDCPLTHGAFAEVPWAEQPNERARQRQGLRNRTKVAEPAECTLNYE; from the exons atgttttctctggagtctaataacatgtggcttgtgaattcccagcatgcagctgaaggggggctggaaggactgccaacaactccgcaccttgctgtgattg gatcaagcatgggggacataaagaagatcatcgttgcagtggattctacaagaagtcttgagaaggccatgggcctcctccttggtgccttctttgtgttcaacgttgcgtaccctcccgactgccccctcacccatggagcttttgcagag gtaccttgggcagagcaacccaacgaaagggcgcggcaaaggcagGGCCTGCGGAATCGCACCAAAGTTGCTGAGCCTGCTGAATGCACTTTAAATTATGAATAA